TTCAGATGATATTCTTCTACTTCGGACTTACACCGTCCGCTGCAGCAGTCATCATCGGAATACTTACAGGACACGTGATCATTGCAGTAGCTGTCGGAGCTGTGATCAATATCATCATTGGCTTTTTGGTATCCTTGTTCCTGCCTTTGGTCATCGGAAGAAAATAAGGCAGATTACAATACATAGATAGCTGTCTATATAAAGGAATATGTAACATTTTTATGTTTTACATATTCCTTTTTTGACGATAGAATTATGTTGTTACAATCCGTTTGTATCAGATATGGGAGCAGTTGAATCTATGGATATTTTCATGTTTATAACCCTTTTCGGAGGCTTGGCATTCTTCCTGTATGGAATGAAACTCTTGTCTGATTCATTGAAGAAGACAGCAGGCGGCCGTTTGGAAAAACTACTCAACAAAGCTACTGACAATCAATTTAAAGGTCTTACTATAGGTGCGATCATCACGATCGCCATACAGTCCTCATCAGCCATGACAGTCATGCTGGTAGGTTTTGTTAACTCCGGCATCATGGAACTGCCCCAGACCGTAGGCGTTATCTTCGGTTCTGACATCGGTACGACACTTACAGCGTGGATCTTATCCCTTGCAGGCATCGATTCAGGCGACAATATATTTCTCAGGCTCTTAAAGCCTTCGTGCTTCTCTTTGATCTTTGCGCTTATCGGCATTATCCTCATAATGGTTGCCAAGAAGCAGAAGAACAAGGATATCGGTACGATGCTCTTAGGCTTCTCAATTCTCATGCAGGGTATGACAATGATGTCCTCGTCCATGGAACCTTTGAAGGAGATGGACAGCTTCGTATCTCTCATGACTGCGTTTAAGAATCCGCTCTTAGGCGTTTTCTCAGGCGCGATCGTTACAGGCATCATCCAGAGTTCTGCTGCCGCTATCGGTATCCTGCAGTCGATCTCCATGACAGGCCAGCTTACTTACGGCATGGCTATCCCGCTCGTAATGGGTGCCAATATCGGAACCTGCATGACGGCGGTCCTCTCATCCATCGGTGTTAACAGAGACGCTAAGAGAGTTACGGTGATCCATGTTGCGATCAAGCTCATCGGTACTGTTGTATGGCTTATCGTATTCTATTCAGTCAACGCTATTGTTGATTTCGATTTCATGAACAGTCCTGTAAATATCGTAGGTGTCGCTGCTATCCACTCGGTATTTAATATCGCAAATACAGTGCTCTTGTTCCCGTTCTCAAAGCTTCTCGTAAAGCTTGCACACCTCATAGTCAAGGAGACAGCAGAAGAGCAGGAGTTCAAGCTCGACGAGCGTCTCATGCTTACACCTTCGATCGCTGTAGGTGAGTGCCGCAACATGATGGTCAAGATGGTAACAAAGGCAAAGGACGGCCTCGACAAGTCCATGGGCATGATCCTTACAGGTTACAATGCCACTGATTTCGACTACATCAAGAAAAACGAGGAAAAGGTTGACGGTTACGAAGATATCTTAGGTTCTTACTTAATGAAGCTCACGACAACACAGCACTTGAGCGAAGACGATAAGAACAGGTCTTCACGTATCCTCCAGGCGATCGGTGAAGTCGAGAGAATCGCTGACCACGCCAATTACTTATCTGATTCCACAGAAGAGATTGCAAATAAGCATCTCGAGTTCTCTGATGCCGCAAAGGCAGAACTCGCAATGGTAATTCCCGCCGTCCGTGAGATCTACACGATGGCATTGGACTGCTACCTCTCCAATAATGCAAAGGGCGCGGAAAATGTCGGACCTTTGAGGATCGTTATCAGTGAGATGTGCGATGAGTTTAAGGCTAACCACGTTGAGAGACTTGCTACGGGCAGCTGCACAACCGAGCAGGGCTTCGTATTTAACGATATCCTCTACAGCTGCGTAAGAATCGCTGAGCACAGCCTCAATATCGCTGCTATCGCATACAGATACAAGGTATCTTCCAAGAAGCAGCCCGATACTTACATGCACGACTTCAAGCAGCGTAAGAAGAGCGACGAGAAGAAGTACGAAGAGTACATTCAGAAGTTCAGACACCCGGAAGCTAAAGCTTAATCGCAGAGGCAGTATTTGACATCATATCGGCCGTCATCTTCCATATCCATGACCATATAGCCCCGCTTTGAACCGCCGCGGGGGATCGATAGTGATCCCGGATTTAGGATGCGCGGGCCGGAAAAGCTCGTCCCGAATCCTGATTCATAGAACCTGTTAAATTCCGAGACAGCATCACCGAAACTGTCGTAGGGAACATGTGTGTGGCCGAACATGCAGATGTCACAGCCGTTCTCCTGAGCAGTGAGCGACAACGTCAGCAGTCCGTAATTTACCTTCTGGCGGTGGCCGTGAGCGCAGAATATCTTATGGCCGTTAAGAGTGAAAGCTGCAAAGTCCCTTACGATATCCTGATCACAGTAAGTATCGCAGTTCCCCCTTACGAAAATGCAGGGAGTCTTGGGTGCGCCCGCCCATCTTGCGATCTCAGACTGTGAGAATTCCGCGTCTCCCAGATGGATCAGCATGTCAGGATTTTCTTTCAATATCGCGGCCTTTAAG
The window above is part of the Ruminococcaceae bacterium R-25 genome. Proteins encoded here:
- a CDS encoding phosphate:Na+ symporter, whose amino-acid sequence is MDIFMFITLFGGLAFFLYGMKLLSDSLKKTAGGRLEKLLNKATDNQFKGLTIGAIITIAIQSSSAMTVMLVGFVNSGIMELPQTVGVIFGSDIGTTLTAWILSLAGIDSGDNIFLRLLKPSCFSLIFALIGIILIMVAKKQKNKDIGTMLLGFSILMQGMTMMSSSMEPLKEMDSFVSLMTAFKNPLLGVFSGAIVTGIIQSSAAAIGILQSISMTGQLTYGMAIPLVMGANIGTCMTAVLSSIGVNRDAKRVTVIHVAIKLIGTVVWLIVFYSVNAIVDFDFMNSPVNIVGVAAIHSVFNIANTVLLFPFSKLLVKLAHLIVKETAEEQEFKLDERLMLTPSIAVGECRNMMVKMVTKAKDGLDKSMGMILTGYNATDFDYIKKNEEKVDGYEDILGSYLMKLTTTQHLSEDDKNRSSRILQAIGEVERIADHANYLSDSTEEIANKHLEFSDAAKAELAMVIPAVREIYTMALDCYLSNNAKGAENVGPLRIVISEMCDEFKANHVERLATGSCTTEQGFVFNDILYSCVRIAEHSLNIAAIAYRYKVSSKKQPDTYMHDFKQRKKSDEKKYEEYIQKFRHPEAKA